The following are encoded together in the Chiloscyllium plagiosum isolate BGI_BamShark_2017 chromosome 19, ASM401019v2, whole genome shotgun sequence genome:
- the LOC122559427 gene encoding achaete-scute homolog 4-like — MDDNQRGSTLERIPYPRPIGVPTARVHECLGMPFAEGLSLSFPVDPAYLDRTYREGYASRLSYLPFHSHLGIYDYSFEPAFIRKRNERERQRVRYVNEGYARLREHLPDDFADKRLSKVETLRAAISYIKHLQDLLNPSETKERRSLSPRAVEIHKLPCPGPRRDGNSDGESKSSSPFSELSELSS, encoded by the coding sequence ATGGATGACAATCAACGAGGATCAACACTGGAAAGAATTCCTTACCCAAGACCTATTGGGGTGCCCACGGCGAGGGTACATGAGTGTCTTGGGATGCCTTTTGCAGAGGGTTTgtcattgtcttttcctgttGATCCTGCATACCTGGATCGTACATATCGTGAAGGATATGCCAGCAGGCTGTCTTATCTACCTTTTCACAGCCACTTGGGGATCTATGATTATTCCTTTGAGCCAGCTTTTATCAGGAAACGCAATGAAAGGGAACGGCAGAGAGTCCGTTATGTTAATGAAGGCTATGCACGACTCAGAGAGCATCTTCCTGATGATTTTGCAGACAAAAGACTGAGCAAAGTAGAGACCTTAAGGGCTGCAATCAGCTACATCAAACACCTTCAGGATTTACTGAACCCTTCAGAGACTAAAGAGAGAAGGTCTCTATCTCCAAGAGCCGTGGAGATCCATAAACTTCCATGCCCTGGTCCACGGAGAGATGGTAATAGTGATGGAGAATCCAAATCCTCTTCACCCTTCAGTGAACTTAGTGAACTAAGCAGCTAA